The following proteins come from a genomic window of Pyxidicoccus sp. MSG2:
- a CDS encoding very short patch repair endonuclease, producing the protein MALSRSEQMSRIRGRDTSPERLLRSALWRAGLRFRLHARTPHGRPDVVFPKLKVAVFIDGCFWHGCPEHYVRPRTRDEFWSSKLQENVRRDRRQTLLLEEEGWRVCRFWEHQVFESLQVLVEYVRHALRDEAWSALSSWRVVQVTPLAGEGDMEERWMEDLRNADAKHSTVVRRSTKKWKRP; encoded by the coding sequence ATGGCCCTCTCTCGTTCCGAACAGATGTCGCGGATCCGCGGTCGTGACACCTCCCCGGAGCGGCTGCTTCGCTCAGCGCTCTGGCGCGCTGGACTGCGCTTCCGACTACATGCCCGGACTCCCCATGGAAGGCCCGATGTGGTGTTCCCCAAACTGAAGGTCGCCGTCTTCATCGATGGCTGCTTCTGGCATGGGTGCCCCGAGCACTATGTGCGCCCCCGAACGCGCGACGAGTTCTGGTCGTCCAAGTTGCAGGAGAACGTGAGGCGAGATCGCCGACAGACGCTTCTGCTCGAAGAAGAGGGCTGGCGAGTCTGCCGCTTCTGGGAACACCAAGTCTTCGAGTCCCTTCAGGTTCTCGTGGAGTATGTCCGCCATGCACTCCGGGACGAGGCTTGGTCAGCGCTCTCGTCGTGGCGGGTCGTCCAGGTCACCCCGCTGGCGGGCGAGGGGGACATGGAGGAACGCTGGATGGAAGACCTCCGAAACGCGGATGCGAAGCACTCTACGGTCGTGCGTCGAAGCACGAAGAAGTGGAAGCGCCCGTGA
- a CDS encoding ATP-binding protein — protein sequence MRKVGQVVLGDDYEIAEPRASSMLEALRAVGYSVQTALADLIDNSITAGARNVWLTFHWNGEDSYITLRDDGRGMSEAELADAMRPGNRSPLDEREPHDLGRFGLGLKTSSFSQARRLSVATLKARGRRAIRRWDLDYVRESSEWRLLKTEAPGSAARLSALDGHQQGTLVLWEQMDRIVGKVRKDDAQAQSRFLALARTVGRHLAMVFHRYLEAGEGRPSLRIYLNGHDTGSLIRPWDPFLSSHVTTYQFPEEVLTLRGEQVHVTGYVLPHKDRMTEDGYEAAAGPGGWNTQQGFYVYRERRLLVAGGWLSLGYANEEHYRLARLKVDIPNSTDAEWEIDVKKSRAKPPAELEERLRELADTIRKRAREVFVHRGARGRTAGVQEIDDAWESVTRRGRLGYRIDREHPLVKFVIDRQGSDQKPLKALLRLLEETVPVQRIWLDAAEKPEAHAAAFEDEPPAKVAEVIEELFKSLRAVGESVESARERLRTMRPFEQYAKTINELGSKKP from the coding sequence TTGCGCAAGGTTGGCCAGGTCGTGTTGGGGGACGACTACGAAATTGCCGAGCCGAGGGCATCGTCCATGCTTGAGGCGCTGCGAGCGGTCGGCTACAGCGTGCAGACTGCGCTGGCGGACCTGATCGACAACAGCATCACGGCGGGCGCACGCAATGTCTGGCTCACCTTCCATTGGAATGGCGAGGACTCGTACATCACCTTGAGGGACGACGGCCGGGGGATGTCTGAGGCCGAACTGGCGGATGCCATGCGCCCAGGCAATCGCAGCCCGCTGGATGAGCGGGAGCCGCATGACCTCGGGCGTTTCGGTCTGGGCCTGAAGACGTCCTCATTCTCGCAGGCACGTCGGCTCTCGGTTGCCACGCTCAAGGCTCGTGGCAGGCGTGCCATACGGCGTTGGGATCTCGATTATGTAAGGGAAAGCAGCGAGTGGCGTCTGCTCAAGACAGAGGCTCCAGGCTCCGCGGCTCGACTATCCGCGTTGGATGGACATCAGCAGGGAACGCTTGTCCTATGGGAGCAGATGGATCGCATCGTCGGGAAGGTACGAAAGGACGATGCTCAGGCTCAGAGCAGGTTCCTGGCTCTGGCCCGTACCGTGGGGAGGCACCTCGCCATGGTCTTCCACAGGTACCTTGAAGCAGGAGAGGGACGTCCGTCCCTTCGAATCTACCTCAACGGTCACGATACCGGCTCCCTGATCCGTCCGTGGGACCCCTTCCTCTCCTCGCATGTGACCACATACCAGTTTCCTGAGGAGGTACTGACACTCCGAGGCGAGCAGGTTCATGTGACGGGCTACGTCCTGCCGCACAAGGATCGCATGACGGAGGACGGGTATGAGGCGGCTGCGGGTCCGGGAGGATGGAACACCCAACAGGGATTCTACGTATACCGGGAGCGTCGCCTGCTGGTGGCGGGAGGATGGCTCAGTCTGGGGTATGCCAACGAGGAGCACTACAGGCTGGCCAGGCTGAAGGTGGATATCCCCAACTCGACGGATGCCGAGTGGGAGATCGATGTCAAGAAGTCGCGCGCCAAGCCCCCTGCGGAGCTGGAGGAACGGCTGAGAGAGTTGGCAGATACGATTCGCAAGAGAGCCCGGGAGGTGTTCGTCCACCGGGGCGCGCGCGGACGCACAGCCGGGGTTCAAGAAATCGATGATGCCTGGGAGTCGGTGACCCGGCGCGGCAGGCTTGGCTACCGCATTGACAGGGAACATCCACTCGTGAAGTTCGTCATCGACCGGCAGGGGAGTGACCAGAAACCGCTCAAAGCACTTCTCCGCCTGCTCGAGGAAACCGTGCCAGTGCAGCGCATCTGGCTGGATGCGGCCGAGAAGCCCGAGGCTCATGCGGCCGCGTTTGAGGACGAACCGCCAGCGAAGGTTGCAGAGGTGATTGAGGAACTCTTCAAGTCACTGCGCGCCGTTGGGGAATCGGTGGAGTCCGCTCGGGAGCGACTCCGTACCATGCGCCCGTTCGAGCAGTACGCGAAGACCATCAACGAACTGGGCTCGAAGAAGCCTTGA
- a CDS encoding Z1 domain-containing protein, producing the protein MNTAYDSAWTIAQVLIKGHVQQGQALTREMIAAKVDIALQMDAALKNEVDRERLVADLESSFTVWMGSSVTLENNEDHVAWLTSLKTSIEWKFWKRYQRLLQQKRWAAASIDKLGELTDETLGRLENPERKGMWSRRGLVVGHVQSGKTANYTGLICKAADAGYKVIIVLAGIHKSLRSQTQIRLDEGFLGYESKDESVEGSTPKPIGVGQIDPSIRANTITTRADDGDFKMSVRRNFHIGPGGIPLLFVVKKNARVLANLNSWVERFAQKTLTVGGVERRVVPDVPLLVIDDEADHASIDTRAQEFDDEGRPDPDHDPTAINKQIRKLLHLFERNAYVGYTATPFANIFIHDAGQTEEYGEDLFPRSFITNLPAPSDYVGPVRVFGLDPDPSLNVEEQEPLGLIRDISDHADSIAAGERNGWMPPVHKKEHKPRYKEKNELPPSLRAALYSFVLACAARRARGQLKEHNSMLVHVTRFTDVQKEVFGQVKQVLKTLQDHLELGGAAGITGMLTELRRLWEEDFVPTTRSINDPALTVLSWSQVAPHLKAAVAGIKVKQINGTAGDVLDYEEYRATGLSVIAVGGDKLARGLTLEGLTVSYFLRASRMYDTLMQMGRWFGYRPGYLDLCRLYMTQELDEWFQHITNASEELRQEFDQMAAVNGSPSDYGLKVRSHSTLLITSPVKMRNGVDLQISFAGSIVETTNFVPRPEALEYNRAATVRFLEKLGVRDPGWTQSRPSGIEEWKNSFVWQDVSAVSVAAFLATLHVPASSTKAVGALIAEFINQQIQQGELTRWTVVLFGGGEGPENTLAGLPVKLTQRRAKSKDPQNGLYTIRRLVSPKDEAIDIDAVAYEQALLLTKENFRRHRDAGRTRQVKEPEIPSGPFIRNVRRKDRGLLIIYPLDPAADTSNMLQAKVTPIGWAVSFPSSETAAMVPYRVNNVYWEQQYGSLK; encoded by the coding sequence ATGAATACCGCCTACGACAGTGCGTGGACTATCGCACAGGTGCTGATCAAGGGGCATGTGCAGCAGGGACAGGCACTGACCCGCGAGATGATTGCAGCGAAGGTCGACATCGCGCTCCAGATGGACGCAGCGCTCAAGAACGAGGTTGATCGAGAACGCCTCGTTGCTGACCTCGAGTCCTCATTCACCGTGTGGATGGGTAGTTCGGTGACCTTGGAGAACAACGAGGATCACGTCGCCTGGTTAACCAGCCTCAAGACAAGCATCGAGTGGAAGTTCTGGAAGAGATACCAACGCCTCCTCCAGCAGAAGCGCTGGGCTGCTGCAAGCATCGACAAGCTTGGTGAGTTGACCGACGAAACGCTCGGTAGGCTTGAAAATCCGGAGCGCAAGGGCATGTGGAGCCGGCGGGGGCTGGTCGTCGGGCATGTGCAATCGGGAAAGACTGCTAACTACACAGGACTTATCTGCAAGGCGGCGGATGCGGGCTACAAGGTCATCATCGTGCTTGCAGGCATCCACAAGAGTCTGCGTAGTCAGACGCAGATCCGATTGGATGAGGGCTTCCTCGGGTACGAGAGCAAAGACGAGTCAGTTGAAGGTTCGACTCCCAAACCCATCGGAGTCGGTCAGATCGACCCCAGCATTCGTGCGAACACCATCACGACGCGGGCTGACGACGGCGATTTCAAGATGAGTGTCCGGCGCAATTTCCACATCGGGCCCGGAGGTATTCCGCTTCTGTTCGTCGTCAAGAAGAACGCGCGCGTGCTGGCGAACCTGAACTCATGGGTTGAGCGATTTGCCCAGAAGACACTCACGGTTGGCGGTGTGGAAAGGCGTGTCGTTCCGGATGTGCCTCTTCTGGTCATTGACGACGAGGCTGACCACGCGTCAATCGATACCCGGGCCCAGGAGTTCGATGATGAGGGGCGTCCCGACCCCGACCACGACCCGACCGCCATCAACAAGCAGATTCGAAAGTTGCTCCACCTTTTTGAGCGGAATGCTTACGTCGGCTACACGGCCACTCCGTTTGCCAACATCTTCATCCACGATGCTGGCCAGACCGAAGAGTACGGTGAGGATCTGTTCCCGAGGAGTTTCATTACGAATCTGCCCGCTCCGTCTGACTATGTCGGTCCGGTTCGTGTCTTCGGTCTGGACCCCGACCCCTCGCTGAATGTCGAGGAGCAGGAACCGCTCGGACTCATCCGAGACATCTCCGATCATGCCGATTCGATCGCCGCTGGCGAGCGGAATGGTTGGATGCCTCCCGTTCACAAGAAGGAGCACAAACCCCGGTATAAAGAAAAGAACGAGTTGCCGCCGTCCCTGCGTGCGGCGCTTTACTCCTTCGTGCTCGCGTGTGCGGCACGCCGAGCGCGTGGGCAACTCAAAGAGCATAATTCGATGCTCGTGCATGTGACCCGCTTCACCGATGTGCAGAAGGAGGTCTTCGGGCAAGTCAAGCAGGTGCTCAAGACCTTGCAGGACCATCTGGAACTGGGTGGGGCTGCTGGTATCACCGGTATGCTCACGGAGTTGCGGCGCCTCTGGGAAGAGGACTTCGTTCCTACTACCCGCTCCATCAACGACCCTGCACTAACAGTTCTCTCATGGTCCCAGGTCGCTCCGCACCTCAAGGCGGCAGTGGCTGGCATCAAGGTCAAGCAGATCAACGGCACGGCAGGGGACGTACTCGATTACGAAGAGTACCGGGCGACGGGCCTAAGCGTCATTGCGGTGGGAGGGGACAAGCTCGCGCGAGGTCTGACGTTGGAGGGGCTTACCGTGAGCTACTTCCTGCGGGCCTCCCGGATGTACGACACTCTCATGCAAATGGGCCGCTGGTTTGGCTACAGGCCCGGCTACCTGGACCTCTGTCGCCTTTACATGACACAGGAACTTGATGAGTGGTTCCAGCACATAACAAACGCGAGCGAGGAACTGCGGCAGGAGTTCGACCAGATGGCGGCTGTCAATGGGTCTCCATCTGACTATGGACTCAAAGTTCGTTCGCACTCAACTCTGCTAATTACGTCTCCAGTCAAGATGAGAAATGGAGTTGATCTTCAAATCTCGTTCGCTGGGAGTATTGTCGAGACAACCAACTTCGTCCCCCGACCTGAGGCGCTGGAGTACAATCGGGCCGCTACTGTTAGGTTTCTTGAGAAGCTAGGTGTGCGTGACCCGGGATGGACTCAATCACGTCCGAGTGGCATCGAAGAGTGGAAGAACTCATTTGTATGGCAGGATGTGTCGGCTGTGAGTGTTGCTGCATTCCTGGCTACCCTTCATGTGCCGGCAAGCTCTACCAAGGCAGTAGGGGCATTGATTGCCGAGTTTATTAATCAGCAAATTCAGCAAGGTGAGCTGACACGTTGGACGGTTGTGCTTTTTGGTGGTGGCGAGGGACCGGAAAATACACTTGCGGGACTGCCGGTCAAGCTGACGCAACGGCGGGCCAAGAGTAAAGACCCTCAGAATGGCCTGTATACAATTCGCCGCCTGGTCAGCCCCAAGGATGAAGCTATCGACATTGATGCGGTTGCTTATGAGCAGGCGCTCCTGCTGACCAAAGAGAATTTTCGCCGTCACCGTGACGCCGGCCGTACAAGGCAAGTCAAGGAGCCGGAAATTCCCAGCGGCCCCTTCATTCGGAACGTGCGTCGCAAGGACCGGGGCCTCCTGATCATTTATCCACTGGATCCAGCTGCCGATACGAGCAATATGCTCCAAGCCAAAGTGACGCCTATCGGTTGGGCAGTTAGCTTCCCTTCGTCCGAAACCGCAGCGATGGTGCCATACCGAGTCAATAATGTTTACTGGGAACAGCAATATGGGAGTTTGAAGTGA
- a CDS encoding PD-(D/E)XK motif protein gives MKSVEAAWALIADEPKRQVGLVARRIHPEASLEIYAGLDRPSDVPVVCIHVRPAALRVVGEFPSSAGFVLQRESNPHPGPDSVRLSLWLAAPLYRDVFGVLAQDVVDSIAQASDQRAAVATFVERLRRWQEFLERHGPEGLGAHAQRGLYGELWFLRQQAIPLKGADIAISAWTGPERSNQDFQFAGCAVEVKTTASNPHHQVVISNIRQLDETHVPALLLLHVALEVRHDAGETLVGIVESIRALLRPHSQPLSLFEEKLRSWGYLDVHAVHYADAAYVVRGHCFYHVTGSFPRLIESDIPDGVGDVRYSVVLAACAHYQLASEEAAALLAGK, from the coding sequence GTGAAATCCGTCGAAGCGGCTTGGGCACTTATTGCTGATGAACCTAAGCGCCAAGTCGGGCTTGTTGCGCGACGCATTCATCCCGAGGCCTCGCTGGAAATCTATGCGGGCCTAGACAGACCATCAGACGTCCCGGTCGTCTGCATCCATGTACGGCCCGCTGCGCTTCGCGTGGTCGGAGAATTCCCATCGTCTGCGGGTTTCGTGCTGCAGCGGGAGAGCAATCCGCATCCCGGTCCTGACTCGGTCCGGCTGAGTCTCTGGCTCGCGGCTCCGTTATATCGTGATGTCTTCGGAGTTCTTGCGCAGGATGTCGTCGACAGCATTGCGCAAGCCTCGGATCAGCGAGCGGCCGTCGCGACATTCGTTGAAAGGCTCCGGCGGTGGCAAGAGTTCCTCGAGCGGCACGGTCCGGAGGGGTTGGGCGCCCATGCCCAGCGCGGTCTGTATGGCGAACTCTGGTTCCTGCGTCAGCAAGCCATTCCCCTAAAGGGGGCCGACATTGCCATCTCTGCATGGACGGGGCCTGAGCGTAGCAATCAGGATTTCCAGTTCGCCGGATGCGCCGTGGAGGTCAAGACAACTGCAAGTAATCCGCACCACCAAGTGGTGATCTCCAACATCCGACAATTGGATGAGACGCATGTTCCAGCCCTACTGCTGCTGCATGTGGCACTTGAAGTACGTCACGATGCAGGAGAGACGCTCGTGGGCATCGTTGAGTCGATACGAGCCTTGCTGCGGCCACACTCCCAACCCCTGTCGCTGTTCGAGGAGAAACTCCGGAGTTGGGGGTACCTCGATGTCCACGCGGTTCACTACGCAGATGCTGCTTACGTCGTGCGCGGGCATTGCTTTTATCACGTGACGGGCAGCTTCCCCCGGCTCATCGAATCGGACATCCCCGATGGGGTCGGAGACGTCCGTTACTCCGTCGTGCTAGCGGCTTGCGCCCACTACCAACTGGCTTCGGAAGAAGCCGCTGCACTCCTGGCTGGGAAGTGA
- a CDS encoding AIPR family protein, translated as MSLSPEILGFAREFHAEVVSAARGEMASQSSASQEVEFKENAFTERVMEIIAEAGAVSGGHACYFRKELGNRQLKVNGYNVSDDEEQLDVITSIYKDSPAPAVLRMTEVYQTIQRALHFVNAAAGGLSSKMEQAHPAHDMADRVNALFSTGSVRRVNVIVLTDCVVREHQPQKALKISKHDRIEVRADIWDIERLCRSMSSGRVRETIEIDFVEEFGHAIPCLPVPISDGEYGAYLAVVPGEVLYKLYDEYGERLLELNVRSFLQARGKINRGIRDTLLKEPQLFFAYNNGITAVAEDVKTTLQPDGSTALAWVRGLQIVNGGQTTASIHRAGKKDQAELSGVFVQMKLSQVREELLDTLVPRISLYANSQNKVNDADFSANDLFHQKLESLSRTIWAPGEQSRWFYERARGQYQVARGKAATPAQQRQFDSIHPTSQMFTKTDLAAFEHSWGQCPHLVSRGAQKNFVEFMLLLKEQHPDFVPDEHYFTQLVAKAIIFREAQALAREARIAAYKANVVTYAVAYLGARLGARLDLDELWRAQSLTPQLQEALRGLLTPVEGAIKRTAGERNVTEWCKKEECWKAIKAMDLPLPSSLLGLANVARASKKGGVKEAQENLRRLPVPKLAQAVNTVLSGLVQTGQGRDTSLIAVALAKALTPAGLEVINNVSSGGTLWVVGGAELAPVMREVREHGLRAVFREGGGRATEHRPAWYIDG; from the coding sequence ATGTCCTTGAGTCCAGAGATTCTTGGCTTTGCCCGCGAGTTCCACGCTGAAGTTGTCTCCGCCGCTAGAGGAGAAATGGCAAGCCAGAGCAGTGCATCTCAAGAGGTCGAGTTCAAGGAAAACGCCTTCACTGAGCGAGTGATGGAAATCATCGCGGAAGCCGGCGCCGTCAGTGGCGGCCATGCCTGCTACTTCCGAAAGGAACTCGGGAACCGCCAACTGAAGGTGAATGGCTACAACGTGAGTGACGACGAAGAGCAACTCGACGTCATCACCAGCATCTACAAGGATTCCCCTGCGCCTGCGGTACTCCGAATGACGGAGGTGTACCAGACCATCCAGCGCGCTTTGCACTTCGTCAACGCGGCGGCGGGTGGGCTTTCGAGCAAGATGGAGCAGGCTCATCCCGCGCATGACATGGCTGATCGGGTCAATGCTCTGTTCTCGACGGGCAGTGTGCGGCGTGTCAACGTCATCGTGCTTACTGATTGCGTCGTGCGCGAGCACCAGCCGCAAAAGGCGCTGAAGATCAGCAAGCATGACCGGATCGAAGTACGTGCGGACATATGGGACATCGAGCGTCTGTGTCGAAGCATGAGCTCGGGGCGTGTCCGAGAGACCATCGAAATCGATTTCGTAGAGGAATTCGGGCACGCCATTCCCTGCCTGCCGGTTCCAATCTCCGATGGAGAGTACGGAGCCTATCTGGCAGTGGTGCCGGGCGAAGTTCTCTACAAGTTGTACGACGAGTATGGGGAACGACTCCTAGAACTCAACGTGCGCTCCTTCCTCCAGGCTCGTGGCAAGATCAATCGCGGGATTCGTGACACCTTGCTGAAGGAACCCCAACTCTTTTTTGCCTACAACAATGGCATCACTGCGGTCGCGGAGGACGTGAAGACGACACTGCAGCCCGATGGCTCTACAGCCCTTGCATGGGTGCGGGGGCTGCAAATCGTCAACGGCGGCCAGACGACGGCCTCCATCCACCGGGCTGGCAAGAAAGACCAGGCGGAACTCTCGGGAGTATTCGTGCAGATGAAGCTCTCCCAGGTACGTGAAGAGCTCCTGGACACGCTTGTTCCGCGCATTTCCCTGTACGCAAACAGCCAGAACAAGGTGAATGATGCCGACTTCTCGGCAAACGACCTGTTTCATCAGAAGTTGGAGAGTCTCTCGCGCACGATCTGGGCGCCGGGTGAGCAGAGCCGTTGGTTTTATGAACGAGCCCGTGGCCAGTACCAGGTCGCTCGAGGAAAAGCGGCGACACCTGCTCAACAACGACAATTCGACAGCATCCACCCTACGTCGCAAATGTTCACGAAGACAGATCTCGCTGCTTTCGAGCACAGCTGGGGTCAATGTCCCCACCTCGTCAGCAGGGGGGCGCAGAAGAACTTCGTGGAGTTCATGTTGCTTCTCAAGGAGCAACACCCCGACTTTGTCCCGGACGAACATTACTTCACCCAGCTTGTGGCCAAGGCCATCATCTTCCGCGAGGCACAGGCGCTTGCACGCGAAGCTCGTATTGCCGCGTATAAAGCGAACGTCGTCACCTATGCTGTTGCGTATCTCGGTGCGCGGCTGGGCGCACGACTGGACCTCGATGAGCTCTGGCGAGCCCAGAGTCTAACTCCTCAGTTGCAAGAGGCCCTTCGTGGGCTCCTCACCCCTGTTGAAGGCGCCATCAAGCGCACGGCAGGTGAGAGAAACGTCACGGAGTGGTGCAAGAAGGAGGAGTGCTGGAAGGCCATCAAGGCCATGGACCTGCCACTTCCTTCAAGCTTGTTGGGGCTGGCGAATGTTGCGCGCGCGAGCAAGAAGGGTGGGGTGAAAGAAGCCCAGGAGAACCTCCGTAGGTTGCCGGTACCCAAGCTTGCGCAAGCCGTGAATACCGTCTTGAGCGGCCTTGTCCAAACAGGGCAGGGGCGCGATACATCTTTGATTGCGGTCGCGCTTGCAAAGGCCCTGACGCCGGCAGGGCTTGAGGTTATCAACAACGTATCGTCCGGGGGGACTCTCTGGGTAGTTGGTGGGGCAGAGCTCGCTCCGGTGATGAGAGAAGTACGCGAACACGGTCTCCGCGCCGTGTTTCGCGAAGGCGGAGGGCGCGCAACCGAGCACCGCCCTGCGTGGTATATTGACGGCTGA
- a CDS encoding sigma 54-interacting transcriptional regulator, which yields MITILGLSPVHERLLALVAAAALNDAEVLIQGPSGVGKELYARRIHEQSQRAPHPFIPVNCGALPADLFENELFGHVGGAFTGARSRNRGLVAEAEGGTLFLDEVDALPLANQVKLLRLIQQKEYRPLGDSKLHRSNVRIVAATNADLLTETQAGNFRFDLFFRLRVLPIEVPPLRERPEDIPPLLEHFLEHYAAEYGQAPVSFTAEALERLLAYSWPGNVREVENCARFLLCTRPGRRVEVEHLPLLSEVMPSAARLEAQRQSRESFQSAKRRVVEAFEKAWVEESLTEHEGNIAAAARASGKHRRAFFELMRRHGLKARSR from the coding sequence ATGATCACCATCCTTGGACTCAGTCCGGTCCATGAGCGTCTGCTGGCGCTGGTCGCCGCGGCGGCGCTGAATGACGCGGAAGTCCTCATCCAGGGGCCGAGCGGCGTCGGCAAGGAGTTGTACGCGCGGCGCATCCACGAGCAGAGCCAGCGCGCGCCCCACCCCTTCATCCCCGTCAACTGCGGCGCGCTGCCCGCGGACCTCTTCGAGAACGAGCTGTTCGGACACGTGGGTGGAGCCTTCACCGGGGCGCGCTCCCGCAACCGGGGGCTGGTGGCGGAGGCGGAGGGCGGGACACTGTTCCTGGACGAGGTGGACGCGCTGCCGCTGGCGAACCAGGTGAAGCTCTTGCGGCTCATCCAGCAGAAGGAGTACCGACCGCTGGGGGACTCGAAGCTGCACCGCTCGAACGTGCGCATCGTCGCCGCCACCAACGCGGACCTGCTCACGGAGACGCAGGCGGGGAACTTCCGGTTCGACTTGTTCTTCCGGCTGCGGGTGCTGCCCATCGAGGTGCCGCCGCTGCGGGAGCGGCCGGAGGACATCCCTCCCCTGCTGGAGCACTTCCTGGAGCACTACGCGGCGGAGTATGGCCAGGCGCCGGTGTCCTTCACGGCGGAGGCACTGGAGCGGCTGCTCGCGTATTCGTGGCCGGGCAACGTGCGCGAGGTGGAGAACTGCGCGCGCTTCCTGCTGTGCACCCGGCCGGGGAGGCGGGTGGAGGTGGAGCACCTGCCACTGCTCTCGGAGGTGATGCCGTCGGCCGCGCGACTGGAGGCGCAGCGCCAGTCGCGCGAGTCGTTCCAGTCGGCGAAGCGGCGGGTGGTGGAGGCCTTCGAGAAGGCGTGGGTGGAGGAGTCCCTCACGGAGCACGAGGGCAACATCGCCGCGGCGGCGCGGGCCAGCGGCAAGCACCGGCGCGCGTTCTTCGAGCTGATGCGGCGGCATGGGCTGAAGGCGCGCTCGCGCTGA
- a CDS encoding molybdenum cofactor carrier protein, translated as MRRERRIIGVFGSGKEDHEERVVPLVRWIAEAGFDLLTGAGSGVMRVAADAFVQVEGRRGISIGIVPGTVDGGEYRPRSGYPNPGVELAIYTHLPLSGEQGTDPLSRNHINVLTPHALVALPGGAGTAAEAALALRYGKPVILYGPPEAFRRFHSELERTDSLERVAEFIRDAVREPVRLSAH; from the coding sequence ATGCGCAGGGAACGGCGGATCATCGGCGTCTTCGGATCAGGCAAGGAGGACCACGAGGAACGGGTCGTCCCGCTCGTCCGGTGGATCGCCGAGGCGGGGTTCGACCTGCTCACCGGAGCAGGGAGCGGCGTCATGCGCGTGGCGGCGGATGCCTTCGTCCAGGTGGAGGGCCGGCGGGGCATCTCCATCGGCATCGTCCCGGGCACGGTGGACGGGGGGGAGTACCGGCCCCGCTCCGGCTACCCCAACCCCGGCGTGGAGCTGGCCATCTACACCCACCTGCCGCTCAGCGGCGAGCAGGGCACGGATCCGCTGAGCCGCAACCACATCAACGTCCTCACCCCCCACGCCCTGGTGGCGCTGCCGGGCGGGGCGGGCACCGCCGCCGAGGCCGCCCTGGCCCTGCGCTATGGCAAGCCCGTCATCCTCTACGGCCCCCCGGAGGCCTTCCGCCGCTTCCACTCGGAGCTGGAGCGCACGGACTCCCTGGAGCGGGTAGCCGAGTTCATCCGGGACGCCGTCCGGGAGCCAGTTCGCCTGTCTGCCCACTAG